In Carya illinoinensis cultivar Pawnee chromosome 16, C.illinoinensisPawnee_v1, whole genome shotgun sequence, a single window of DNA contains:
- the LOC122299827 gene encoding 3-ketoacyl-CoA synthase 6-like, with amino-acid sequence MPPSLPDFSNSVKLKYVKLGYQYLVNHILTLTLLPIMAAIFVEVLRMGPEEILNLWRSLQFDVVQILCCSFLIIFIATFYFMSKPRSIFLVDYACFKPPLTCRVPFATFMEHSRLILKDKPKSVEFQMRILERSGLGEETCLPPAIHYIPPTPNMEAARGEAELVIFSAMDSLFEKTGLKPKDIDILIVNCSLFSPTPSLSAMVINKYKLRSNTKSFNLSGMGCSAGLISIDLARDLLQVHPNSNAVIVSTEIITPNYYQGNERAMLLPNCLFRMGGAAILLTNRRSERRQAKYRLVHVVRTHKGADDKAYRCVFEEEDKEGNVGISLSKDLMAIAGEALKSNITTIGPLVLPASEQLLFLLTLIGRKIFNPKWKPYIPDFRQAFEHFCIHAGGRAVIDELQKNLQLSAEHVEASRMTLHRFGNTSSSSLWYELSYIEAKGRMKKGDRVWQIAFGSGFKCNSAVWKCNRTIKTAIDGQGPWADCIDRYPVHIPEVVKL; translated from the coding sequence ATGCCTCCAAGTTTGCCGGACTTTTCCAACTCAGTCAAGCTCAAGTATGTCAAGCTTGGATACCAATACCTTGTCAACCATATTCTGACACTCACGCTCTTGCCCATCATGGCTGCTATCTTTGTTGAGGTTCTCCGCATGGGCCCTGAGGAAATCTTGAATCTATGGAGGTCGCTCCAGTTCGACGTTGTTCAAATTCTTTGCTGCTCTTTTCTCATCATCTTCATCGCAACCTTCTACTTCATGTCAAAGCCGCGCAGCATCTTTCTCGTGGATTACGCCTGCTTCAAGCCGCCGCTTACGTGCAGGGTTCCTTTTGCTACGTTCATGGAGCATTCGAGGCTTATTCTCAAGGACAAACCCAAGAGCGTTGAGTTTCAAATGAGAATCCTTGAGCGGTCTGGTTTGGGTGAAGAGACGTGTTTGCCTCCTGCAATTCATTATATCCCTCCGACCCCAAACATGGAGGCCGCGAGAGGAGAGGCTGAGCTTGTTATATTTTCGGCCATGGATTCTTTGTTCGAGAAAACAGGGCTCAAGCCTAAAGATATCGATATTCTCATCGTGAATTGTAGTCTGTTCTCTCCTACACCCTCGTTGTCGGCCATGGTGATCAACAAGTACAAGCTCAGAAGCAACACCAAGAGCTTTAACCTCTCTGGGATGGGATGCAGTGCGGGGCTTATCTCCATTGATTTAGCTCGTGATCTTCTTCAGGTTCATCCCAATTCGAATGCTGTTATTGTGAGCACAGAGATCATTACTCCCAACTATTATCAAGGAAATGAGAGGGCTATGCTTCTTCCCAACTGCCTTTTCCGAATGGGTGGAGCTGCAATTCTGCTAACAAATCGGAGGTCGGAACGACGGCAAGCCAAGTACCGGTTAGTTCACGTCGTTCGAACGCATAAAGGAGCTGACGATAAAGCCTATCGCTGTGTTTTCgaggaagaagacaaagaaggaAACGTCGGGATTTCTCTTTCCAAAGATCTCATGGCCATTGCCGGCGAGGCCTTGAAATCAAACATCACAACCATCGGGCCACTCGTCCTTCCGGCTTCCGAGCAACTCCTCTTCCTTCTCACCCTCATTGGCAGGAAAATCTTCAACCCCAAATGGAAGCCCTACATCCCCGACTTCAGGCAAGCCTTCGAGCACTTCTGCATCCACGCCGGCGGCCGAGCAGTGATTGATGAATTGCAGAAGAATCTTCAGCTCTCTGCAGAGCACGTTGAGGCCTCGAGAATGACACTCCACCGGTTCGGGAACACGTCGTCGTCGTCGCTATGGTACGAGCTGAGCTATATAGAGGCAAAGGGGAGGATGAAGAAAGGGGATAGGGTTTGGCAGATTGCGTTCGGAAGTGGGTTCAAGTGCAACAGTGCAGTGTGGAAGTGCAACAGAACCATCAAAACCGCCATAGATGGACAGGGACCTTGGGCAGATTGCATTGATCGATACCCAGTTCATATTCCGGAGGTTGTGAAGCTCTAG
- the LOC122298461 gene encoding protein FLX-like 3, with translation MAGRSHMPRQPENFRGSRDGPRLVVNRGPGPLPIHPSALEEEFQMQHREMKRTVVENRLIINDNTHLQRELTAANDEIHRLGQVIHKLQAEKDAHVRELIERGLKLEADLHASEPLRAEVLHLRAEVQKMNALRQDLSAQVQSLTQDINHLQAENQQLIAMRDDTDMMRKDLIEARRAYEYEKKANEKLVEKRLAMEENLISMAREIEKLRVEQLNTQRRTRAPDDRAYGLLNRSHETRYRNDAFADGYGRSWADHDKYGSLRH, from the exons ATGGCTGGGAGAAGCCATATGCCTCGTCAACCTGAAAACTTCCGCGGTTCACGTGATGGCCCTCGGCTTGTTGTGAATCGAGGACCAGGACCCCTGCCTATTCATCCTTCTGCTTTGGAAGAGGAATTTCAAATGCAGCATAGAGAAATGAAGAGAACAGTTGTTGAGAATCGTCTTATTATTAATGATAATACACATCTTCAAAGGGAATTAACAGCTGCAAATGATGAGATTCACAGATTGGGGCAGGTCATACATAAACTCCAGGCTGAGAAAGATGCACACGTTAGGGAGTTGATTGAGAGAGGATTAAAGCTAGAAGCTGACCTCCATGCTTCTGAGCCTCTGAGAGCAGAGGTTCTACACTTAAGAGCTGAAGTTCAGAAAATGAATGCTTTAAGACAAGATTTGTCAGCCCAAGTCCAAAGCCTCACACAGGACATCAATCATTTGCAAGCTGAGAATCAGCAGCTAATTGCCATGAGGGATGATACTGATATGATGCGCAAAGACCTTATTGAGGCCAG GAGGGCTTACGAATATGAGAAGAAAGCTAATGAAAAACTAGTTGAAAAGAGGTTAGCAATGGAAGAAAACCTCATTTCTATGGCTCGTGAAATAGAGAAGCTGCGAGTAGAGCAGCTGAACACACAGAGGAGAACACGGGCACCAg ATGATCGGGCTTATGGACTGTTGAATAGAAGCCACGAAACCAGATATCGAAATGATGCATTTGCCGATGGCTATGGCCGTAGTTGGGCAGATCACGATAAGTATGGTTCTCTTCGACATTGA